TGCTGCTCGGCGCGCTGTTCCACGACATCGGAAAGGGTTTCCCGGGGGACCACACCGACGCCGGCGTGGCACGCGTGCCCGAGATCGCTCGGCGAATCGGGCTCTCCGAGGACGACGCCGCAACCGTGACCGCGCTCGTCCACCACCATCTGCTGCTGCCGGACACCGCGACCCGGCGTGACCTCGCCGACCCGGCCACGATCGACATCGTCACCCGGGCGGTGGGGGACGTGGCGACCCTCGAGCTGCTGCACGCGCTCACCGTCGCTGACGCCGCGGCCACCGGGCCTGCCGCGTGGAGCGACTGGAAGGCAGGGCTGGTCAGCGAGCTGGTACGGCGTGCCGCGGCGGCCGTCGCCGGAGAGCACGTCGCGGAGTTCGAGACGATCACCGCCGAGCAGCGAGCACTCGCGGAGGCCGGTGAGCTGGCGGTCTCGCTGCACGGGTCCGCCCTGACCGTCGTCGCGCCCGACCGCCCCGGCCTGATGGCTCGCTGGGCGGGTGTCGTCGCGTTGCACCGCCTCACGGTGCGATCCGCGACGGCCACGTTCGCCGCGACTCCGGCCGGCCGGATGGCGATCACGACCCTCGAGGTCGCCCCGAAGTTCGGCGCCATCCCCGACGTCGACGCGCTCGCGGCCGACGTCCGCCGGGCCTACGACGACACCCTGCCGCTGGACGCCCGGTTGGCGGAGCGGGAGCGGACGTATGCCAGCGATGCCGTTCCGGCCGCGCCGCCGATGGTGCTGTGGTTCGACGACGAGTCTCATCACTCGACCATCGTGGAAGTGCGAACCCATGACTCGGAAGGCTTGCTGCATCGGCTGACCAAGACCCTCGCGGCCGAAGGCCTCGACGTCCGCTCCGCACGGATCCAGACTCTCGGGGCCGAGGTCGTCGACGCGTTCTATGTCGTCGACTCGGCCGGCCGCAGCATCGACGACGAGGAACGACGAGCCGCGATCGACGCGGCCCTCATCGCGGTCTGCTAGCTGGTGGCGAGCTCCACGGCAACCAGCGGCAGCATCACGACATCACTCGCGCAGAACGCGACAGCAGCTCCGACGGAGTCCGGCTCCACCTCCCCGACAGTGCTGACGATCCGGTGGCGCACTGCATCCGGCAGGCTCAGCAGGGCGTGGTGATCGCCGACCTCGACCACCACCCCACGGCGTCTGGCACCCATGTCGGGAGTCACCGCGCGCACGGCAGCCTGCCGGTCCTCGCTCGCGCCGATCGCCACGAGGACGTCGATCGGCCCGAGTCGCTGCTCGGCGTGGGGCAGGACTCGCCCCCACACCTCGGCAGCGTGTGGATCCGCCACGACGCCGAACACGGCGACCTCGTTCGCTTCCGCGGAGGCCACCGCGTCGTCGACCGTTGCGCGGCTCGCCCCGACCACAGCCAGCGCCATCCCGCTGGCGGCCAGCGCGGCGACGACCGCGGGCACCACCTCGCCCTCGCCGCTGACGACGGCGACTCGACCGGCCAGATCGGGGTAGCGCGCCCGCCACGCCGGGACGCCGACCTCACTCGTCACACCGGCATTGTGCGTCGTACGGTTCGGCCCATGAGCAACCCGCCTCGTAACCTGCTCGACGCGTTCCTCGCAACGACGGCCCGCCAGCCCGAGGCCGTGGCGGTTCGCGAGCTGCACGGCGAGCAGATGACCTGGTCGGAGTACGCCGACCGGGTCGCGCACTTTGCGGGAGGGCTGACCGCGCTCGGCGTCGAGCCGGGCGACCGCGTCGTGCTGATGTTGCACAACCGGCTCGAGTTCCACGTGGCCGACGTCGCCGTCGTCGCCGCGGGGGCGACTCCCATCTCGATCTACAACTCCTCCTCGCCCGAGCAGATCGGCTACCTCGTCAACCACTCGAAGGCGCGGGTCGCGTTGGTGGAGAGCGGGGACTTCGCCGACCGGGTGCTCGCCGCTGCCGGCGAGTGTCCTGCCCTGAAGTCGGTCGTCGTGCTCGGCGACGCACCGAGCGGGACCATCGACTGGTCGCAGATCGCAGCAGGCGACCCGATCGACCTGCCGGCTGCCGCCGAGCGGATCGATCCGGCTTCGCTACTCACCGTGATCTACACCTCGGGTACGACGGGTCCGCCGAAAGGCGTGATGCTCAGCCACACCAACGTCATCGCCGCAGGAAGCGTGCTGCGCCACTTCACCGGGCGCGACACCGACGACGGGCGTCGGCTGATCTCCTACCTGCCGATGGCGCACATCGCCGAGCGCATGGTGTCGCACTACACCCATCTCCTTCGCGGCGGTGAGGTCGTGCCGATGGCCGACCTCAACCAGCTGCCGGCCTACCTCGTCGCGGTGCACCCCGGATCGCTGTTCGGCCCGCCGCGGGTGTGGGAGAAGCTCGTCGCCGGCATCAAGGCGCAGGTGGCCGCTCGCGACGCGCAGACGCAGGCGAGCTTCGCCGACGCGTTGCGGATCGGCCGCGAGGTGCAGCAGCTGCGAGCCCGCGGCGAGGCGCTGCCCGCCGAGCTCGCCGAGACCTGGGAGTTCGTGGACGCGATGGCGTTCGCGCCGATTCGCGAGGCGGTGGGCCTCGACCAGGTCGAGTTCGTCTTCTCGGGCGCGGCGCCGGTACCGGTGGAGGTGATCGACTTCCTGCGCGACATCGGGCTGCCGATGAGCGAGGTCTACGGCATGAGCGAGAACTGCGGCGGCATGACCTGGGACCCGTTTCTGGTCAAGCCGGGAACTGTTGGCCGGGCGTACCCGGGGATCGAAGTGGTGACCGCCGACGACGGCGAGGTGCTCTGTCGCGGCCCGATCGTCTTCAGCGGCTACCTGGACGACCCCGAACGCACGGCGGAGGCGCTCGACGACGACGGGTGGCTGCACACCGGGGACATCGGCGAGTTCGACGAGGACGGGTATCTCAAGATTGTCGATCGCAAGAAGGAGCTGATCATCACGGCGGGCGGCAAGAACGTCTCGCCGGCCAACGTGGAGGCCGTCCTGAAGACGGTCCCGCTGGTCGGGCAGGCGATGGCGGTCGGCGACGCTGCGCCATATCTCGTCGCGCTGCTCACGTTGGACCCGGATGCCGTCGCGGCGCGGTTCCCGGGGCGCTCGCTTGCGGACCTGGCCACGGACCCTGAGGTGCTTCAAGAGATCGCCGACGGGGTCGCGGTGGCAAACGAACGGCTGTCCCGGGTCGAGCGGCCTCGGCGGGTCGCCGTACTCGCCGAGGAATGGCTGCCCGACTCGGACGTGCTGACGCCGACCATGAAGCTCAAACGACGCGGTGTGATGAACCGCTACCGGTCACTCGTCGAGGAGCTGTACGCCGGTGGCGGCGTCGAGATCAGCGCGGCCCCCGAGGTCGCGACCGCCACGTAGCCTGGCTCTGCGATGTTCGACACCCTCTCCGACCGGCTCGAGTCGGTCTTCACCTCCCTGCGGGGCAAAGGTCGGCTCTCCGAGGCCGACATCGACGAGACCGCGCGCGAGATCCGGATCGCGTTGCTCGAAGCCGACGTGGCGCTGCCCGTCGTCAAGGAGTTCATCGCAGCCGTCAAAGAACGGTCGCGCGGCGCGGCGGTCAGCCAGGCGCTCAACCCGGCGCAGCAGGTCATCAAGATCGTCAACGAGGAGCTCGTCGCGATCCTCGGTGGCGAGACCCGGACGCTGAACCTGGCCAAGACCCCGCCGACCGTGCTGATGCTTGCCGGTCTGCAGGGCGCCGGCAAGACGACCCTCGCCGGCAAGCTGGGCCGCTGGCTCAAGCAGCAGCGCCACGCGCCGTTGCTGGTCGCCGCGGACCTTCAGCGCCCGAACGCCGTCGACCAGCTCAAGGTCGTCGGCACCCAGGCCGGCGTCGATGTCTTCGCGCCGGAACCGGGCAACGGCATCGGTGATCCGGTCGCGGTCGCGACGGCCGCCGTCGAGCACGCCCGCCGCATGGGCCACGACATCGTCGTCGTCGACACCGCCGGGCGGCTGGGCATCGACGTCGAGATGATGGCGCAGGCCGCGGCAATCCGCGACGCGGTGCAGCCGGACGAGACGCTGTTCGTCGTCGACGCGATGATCGGCCAGGACGCGGTGACGACGGCCGAGGCGTTCCGAGACGGCGTCGGGTTCACCGGCGTCGTGCTCACCAAGCTCGACGGGGACGCCCGGGGCGGCGCGGCGCTGTCGGTCGCCAACGTCACCGGTCGCCCGATCATGTTCGCCTCGACCGGCGAGAAGCTCGACGACTTCGACGTCTTCCATCCCGAGCGGATGGCCTCGCGCATCCTGGGCATGGGCGACGTGCTCACCCTCATCGAGCAGGCCGAGCGCACGTTCGAGGCCGACGAGGCCGAGCGCATGGCCGAGAAGATGCTCGGCGGGGGCGAGCTGACCCTCGAGGACTTCCTCGAGCAGATGCAGATGGTGCGGCGGATGGGTCCCATCGGCAACCTGCTCGGCATGCTGCCCGGGATGGGGCAGATGAAAGAGGCGATCTCCCAGATCGACGACCGCGACCTCGACCGCATCACGGCGATCATCCGCTCGATGACCCCGGCGGAGCGTCAGGACCCGAAGATCCTCAACGGCTCGCGCCGGCTGCGGATCGCCCGCGGCTCCGGCACCACCGTCACGGAGGTCAACCGGCTTGTCGAGCGGTTCTTCGAGGCCCGCAAGATGATGAAGCAGATGGCCGGAGGCCTGCCCGGCATGCGGCGGCCGTCCAACCGGAAGAGCGCGAAGGGCAAGAAGGGCAACTCGAAGCGTGGGCGTACGTCGGTGCGCGGTGGTGGACTCCCGCCGAACCTGGCCCTGCCGCCCGGGCTGAAGCTCCCGCCGGGCCTGTCCCCGGACCTGTCGAACCTGAAGCTGCCCAACTCCGAGTGAACTGGCCGGGCTTCCAGGCCGATATCCCTGCCATGGACCGGTGCAGCAGCTGCGGCGCGACGCTCGCGCCTGCCGCGACCTGGTGCACCCAGTGCTACGCGGTGCGGGGGCACGTCAACGCCCCGGCGGCGGCAAGCGTGGTGCCAGGGGCGGTGGCACCGGCGTACGGCGGGGACCAGAGCGGCTACTCGATCATGTCCGGCGAGCGCCGGCAGGCGGCGTCGCGGCCGATGATGCCGATGGTCAAGACGCGCTGGCGCAAGACCCCGACGACGTTCGGCCCGGTCGGCCGGGTCGCCTGGACCGTCTTTCTCGTCGTGATGCTCGCCCCGATGATCGTCGGCACCGCGGTCGGCATCATTCCGTGCGTCGTCGGGCTCGGGATCTGGATCTTCATCATCATGCCGTGGGCGCTGCGCGACATCTGGAAGGCAGGTCAGCTCCCGGCCGGGTAGACTCCACCGGCGCGGCGCGTGTGACGTGCCCGAGACCTCGGCTTGGCGTCCAAGTCGCTGAATCGCAAGCTTTTGGAGAGCATCACCCCGTGGCAACCAAGATCAGGCTCATGCGGCTCGGCAAGATCCGTGCGCCGTACTACCGCATCGTCGTCGCCGACTCGCGTACCAAGCGCGATGGACGCGTCATCGAGACGATCGGCAAGTACCACCCGAAGGCCGACCCCTCCTTCATCGAGGTTGACTCCGACCGCGCCCGCTACTGGCTGTCCGTCGGCGCCCAGCCGACCGAGCCGGTAGCAGCCATCCTCAAGCTCACCGGCGACTGGCAGGCACACAAGGGTCTGCCGGCTCCGACCGAGGGCGTCCGCACCGCCTCGCCGAAGGCCGACCGCAAGGCGGCCTTCGAGGCAGCCGCGAAGGAGACCCACGACGAGGCGCCGGCCAAGAAGGCGCCAGCCAAGAAGGCGGCCGCCAAGAAGGCCGAGGCTGAGCCGGACGCGCCCGTCGAGGCGCCGGCGGCGCAGGCCGCGGCCGACGAGACGCCTGCCGACCACGCCACTGAGCCGGAGACGCCTGCGGCTGAGGCCGAGACGCCTGCGGCCGAGCCCGAGGCGCCTGCGGCTGAGGCCGAGACGCCTGCGGCTGAGCCCGAGGCGCCGGCCGACGAAGCGCCGGCTGCGGAGTAATGCTCACCGAGGCGCTCGACCACCTGGTCCGCGGGATCGTCGACCACCCGGACGACGTCCACGTCGACCTTCGCGAGCGCAGGGGCGGCAGCGTGCTGGAGGTCCGGGTGCATCCGGACGATCTCGGCAAGGTGATCGGCCGGGCCGGGCGCACCGCGAAGGCGTTGCGCGCGGTCATGAGCGCCCTCGGCGGCAAGGGCGTACGCGTCGACCTCGTCGACTAGGCGACGGGTTCCCCGCGCGGATGCAGCTCGTCGTCGGCCGGATCGTCAAGGCTCACGGCATCGCCGGCGAGGTGGCGGTCGAGGTTCGCACGGACGACCCTGAGCATCGTTTCGCGCCCGGTTCGTCGCTCGACACCGACCCGAGCGAGCGCGGCCCGCTGGTCGTGGTGCGCTCGCGATGGCATTCCGGCCGGCTGCTCGTGACGTTGCGAGACGTGACCGACCGCAACCTCGCCGAAGCGCTTCGCGGCACCGTGCTCGTCGCGGACTCGCAGAGCAGTCTCGCCGTCGACGACGCCGACGACTACTGGGACCACGACCTGGTCGGTCTTCGTGCCCATACCGTTGCCGGCCTCGAGCTCGGCGACGTCTGCGACGTGCTCCACCCGCCCGGCCCGCCGGTCCTGGTGATCGCACGGCCGGAGGCAGGCGAGGTCCTGGTGCCGTTCGTCCGGGAGCTCGTCCCCACGGTGGACCTGGTGGCCCGGCGGGTGCTGATCGACCCGCCAGAAGGCCTGCTCGACCTCTGATGCGCATCGACCTCGTCACGATCTTCCCGGACTACTTCGCCGCGCTGTCGGTGTCGCTGCTCGGCAAGGCGCACGAACGGGGCGATGTCGACCTGCGCGTCCACGACCTGCGTGAGCACACCGACGACGTCCACCGCACGGTCGACGACACCCCGTACGGCGGCGGCCCGGGCATGCTGATGCGCCCCGAACCGTGGGGACGCACGCTCGACGCCTTGCTCGCAGACGCCTTGCCTGCCGACGCCTCGCCGCCGGCCCGACCGCTGCTGGTCCTGCCGAACCCGGCCGGCGAGGTCTTCACGCAGCACATGGCGCAGGAATGGACCCAGCGGCCCTGGCTGATCATCGGCTGCGGCCGCTACGAGGGGATCGACGCGCGGGTCGCGATCGACGCCGCGAGCCGGATGGACGTCGCCGAGGTCTCGATCGGCGACTACGTGCTCGCCGGCGGCGAAGCCGCCGCGCTGGTGATGGTCGAGGCGGTGGTCCGGCTGCTTCCCGGCTTCATGGGCAACCCGGCGTCGGCGCTCGACGACTCCTTCGCCGGTGACCGCACGCTCGAGGCGCCGTCGTACACCCGGCCCGCGGTCTGGCGCGGTCTGGAAGTGCCGGAGGTGCTGAGGTCGGGCGACCACGCCGCCATCGCGCGGTGGCGTGAGGAGCAGTCGCGCGAGCTCACCGAGCGCCGCCGCCCCGACCTGCTGAACTAGCTGCACTCCTGGCCGAGGATTACCCCCTCGGAGGGTCGCTGTGGCAAAGTGGATGGACCGCCTGACCCGACCGCGCCGTTTTGCGCGTGTCTTTCGAACGAGGAATCGACCACCATGCAGACGCTCGACGCGATCGACGCCGCTTCGCTGCGCAGCGACATCCCGGCCTTCCGCCCCGGCGACACCGTCAAGGTCCACGTCCGGGTCGTCGAGGGCAACCGGACGCGCGTCCAGGTGTTCCAGGGTGTCGTCATCCGCCGCCACGGCGGTGGCGTGCGGGAGACCTTCACGGTGCGGAAGGTGAGCTTCGGCGTGGGCGTCGAGCGGACCTTCCCGGTCCACTCTCCGATCGTCGATCACCTCGAGGTCGTCACCCGCGGTGACGTCCGCCGCGCGAAGCTGTACTACCTGCGTGACCTCCGCGGGAAGAAGGCCAAGATCAAGGAGCGTCGCGACGCCATTTCGGCGAGCTGACCGCCGGCCTCGTGACCGAGCCCGACAACCCCGAAACGCATCCCGAGCCCGCCACCGACGAGGGCTCCGACCGGCCCGGCTCGGAACACGGCTCGTTCTGGCGTGAGCTGCCGTTCCTCGTACTGATCGCGCTGGTTCTCGCGCTGCTGATCAAGACCTTCCTGGTTCAGGCGTTCTACATCCCGTCGGCGTCGATGGAGAACACGCTGCAAGGTGGCGGTGACTTCGCCAACTCGGCGGCGACCGGCAAGCACCCCTACGACCGGGTGCTGGTCAACAAGCTCGTCTACGACTTCCGGTCTCCGCGTCGTGGCGAGATCGTGGTGTTCAAGAAGCCGCCCGGCTGGCCGAACGAGTCGAACTTCACGACCCCTAGCAACCCGGTGCTGCACTTCTTCCACGACATCGGCTCGGCGATCGGCATCGCGCCCTCCGGGGGCAGCGACTTCATCAAGCGGGTCATCGGCGTCGGGGGCGACACGATCTCCTGTGAGAACGACGTGCTCTCGGTCAACGGTCACGTGTTGCACGAGCCCTACCTCTACCCCGGCTCGCACCCGTGCTCAGCCGGCAACTTCGACAACCGGACGAAGGTCGTGCCCAAGGGCGAGCTGTTCGTCATGGGCGATCACCGTGACGACTCCGACGACTCCCGAGTCAACGGGTTCGTGCCGGACAAGGACGTCATCGGCCGTGCGTTTGTCGTGATCTGGCCGATCTCGGACTGGAAGACCCTGCCGATCCCGTCGACGTTCAAGCAGGCCGGTCTCGCGGCGGCCGGCTCCCCGGCCGCGCCGCTCGTCGGCGCCGCCGCGATCGTGGCGCCGGTCGGCCTGTGGCGCAAGCGACGCCGACGCCGGCGCGACGCCCGATAGGCCCGCGTACTCTCACGCTTGATGGGCGTGGCAGGGCAGACCGTACGGCGAGACGCCGGGATCTACGGGTACGAGCGGGCGCTGGCCCGGCGCGGCCTGACCCCGGTCGCCGGCGCGGACGAGGCGGGCCGCGGGGCGTGCGCCGGCCCGCTGGTCGTCGCCGCCGCGGTGCTCAAGCCGGGCAAGTCGGGTGAGATCCCGGGTCTTGCCGACTCCAAGCTGCTGACCCCGCTCGCCCGCGAGCGCGTCTACGCGCAGGTCGTCCGTCGCGCGGCGGCGTACTCGATCGTCGTGATTCCGGCGGCCGAGGTCGACCGAATCGGCCTGCACGTCTGCAACGTGATGGGGATGCGCCGGGCGCTGGCAGCCCTGTCCGTGCGGCCCGGGTACGTGCTCACCGACGGCTTCCCGGTACCCGGGCTCGACGTACCCGGACTCGCGGTCTGGAAAGGCGACCGGGTCGCCGCCTGCATCGCCGCCGCCTCGGTCCTGGCCAAGGTCACCCGCGACCGCATGATGACGGCGCTGCACGAGCAGTGGCCGCACTACGAGTTCGCCAGCCACAAGGGGTACGTCACGCCGGAGCATCAGCAGGCGCTCGCGATGCACGGGCCGTGCCCCGAGCATCGCCGGTCCTACGTCAACGTGCGCAATGCCGAAGCCCGTGACGATCAGGAAGAATGGGTGTCGTGAGCGCGGAGGACCTCGAGAAGTACGAGACGGAGATGGAGCTCCAGCTCTACCGGGAGTACCGCGACGTGGTCCGGCTGTTCCGGTTCGTCGTCGAGACCGAGCGCCGCTTCTACCTCACCAACGACGTCCAGGTGATCCAGCACGACCAGTCTGGCGAGACCTATTTCGAGGCGGTCATGCAGGACGCCTGGGTCTGGGACATGTACCGGCCCGCCCGGTTCGTTCGCAACGTCCGCGTCCTCACGTTCAAGGACGTGAACGTCGAAGAGCTGGCGCCGGCCGACCTCGAGATTCCCGAGGACCACTAGCACTTTTCCCACAGCCCCGCGTCGTGAGGCTGATCTGCACAGGCAGTCGCGCCGCGGGCCGGCCTTGTCAGCGGGCCTGCCGAGTTTGGCCCGATGCACACCAAGGACCAACTCGGCATCGACGGCGAGAACTACGCGGCTGCCTATCTCGTCGCTTCAGGCCATCACATCGTCACTCGCAACTGGCGCTGCTGCGAGGGTGAGATCGACATCCTCGCGATGGACGGGGACACCCTCGTCGTCGTCGAGGTGAAGACGAGAACCTCAACTGCCTACGGGCTGCCGCTGGAGGCGGTCACCTGGCGCAAGGCGGAGAAGCTCCGCGCGCTCGCCGCCAGATATCTCCGCGAGGCCGGCCATCACGGTCCGCTGCGCTTCGACGTGATCAGCATCGTCATGCCGAAAGCCGGTCGGCCCGAGCTCCAGCACGTCCGGGCGGCGTTCTGATGGGGCTCGGGTGCACGCGCTCGATCGTGCTCAGCGGGCTGACCGCGCACGCCGTCACGGTGGAGGCGAACGTCCGGGAAGGGCTGCCCGGTACGGCGTGGACCGGCCTGCCGGACACCGCGGTGCGCGAGTCCGGCGAGCGAGTCAGGTCGGCGATCACGGTGAGCCGCGAGCCATGGCCCACGACGAAGATCACGATCGGCCTGCTGCCGGCGTCGCTGCGAAAGAGCGGCAGCCATTTCGACCTAGCCGTCGCGCTCGCCGTGCTGGCTGCGCAACGCGCCCTCGACCCGGCTGCCGTGCGCGACCTCGTCGTCCTCGGTGAGCTCGGGCTCGACGGCCGGGTCCACCCGGTCAACGGCGTGCTGCCGGCGGTGATCGGCGCGGCGAGGCTGGGTCACACCCGGGTCGTCGTACCCCACGGCAACGCCCGGGAGGCGGCGTTGGTGCCCGGCATCGAGGTCTGTGCCGTGCGGTCGCTCGGCGAGCTGTGCGCCTGGCTGCGCGGTGAGCTGGTCGAGCTCGACGACAGCCTGGCGCCGGTCCCGGACGACGCCGACGCGTGCCCCGACATGACCGACGTCGTCGGCCAGGAAGAGGCCCGTCACGCCGCGGAGATCGCCGCCGCCGGAGGGCACCATCTCCTGCTCACCGGTCCGCCGGGCGTCGGCAAGACGATGCTTGCCGAGCGGCTGCCCGGGCTGCTGCCCGACCTCGTCGGCGACGAGGCGCTCGAGGTCACCTCGATCCACTCGCTGCTCGGCCGGTTGCCTGCAGGGCGGCCGCTGTTGGTCAAGCCGCCCTTCTGCGCGCCGCACCACTCCGCGACGGTCGCGGCTCTCATCGGCGGCGGGACCGGCGTCCCGACTCCGGGCACCATCTCGCTGGCCCATCGCGGCGTGCTGTTCCTCGACGAGGCCCCGGAGTTCGAACGCCGTGCCCTCGACGCGCTTCGGCAGCCACTGGAGTCCGGAGTCGTGCGGATCCACCGTGCCGGTGGAGCGGCGACGTATCCGGCACGCTTCCAGCTCGTGCTTGCGGCCAACCCGTGCCCGTGTGCGCGCGGCGGCCGATCCACCGACGTCGCCTCGTGTCGCTGCAGCTCGAGCCAGCTACGGGCCTACCGCAACCGGCTGTCGGGCCCGCTGCTCGACCGCATCGACTTGCGCGCCCGGCTGGAGCCGGTCAGTCGTGCGGTGCTCGCCGCGGGGGCGGCGGGCGAGCCGACCGCGTCGGTCCGGGAGCGAGTGCTCGCTGCCCGCGACCGCACCGCTCGTCGCCTCGCGGGCACCCCGTGGACCACCAACGCGGAGGTGCCTGGCCCGCAGCTGCGCCGTCACTGGCCGATCCCGCCGGCAGCGCTGAGCTCGCTGTCGGCCGATCTCGATCGCGGCGAGCTCTCGACGCGGGGCGTCGATCGCGTGATGAAGGTGGCCTGGACGCTCGCCGACCTCGCCGGCCGCGACCAGCCGACCAAGGACGACGTCGACCGGGCGTTCGCACTGCGCATCATCGGCGAGACCAGCACCCTGGCGAGGACCGCATGATCAGCGACGGCGAACGCGCGGCGCGAGCGCTGCTCTTGCGCGCCGCGGAGCCGGGCTGCCGACCGCTGCTTCGCCATGTGGGCGCAGTCGGCCCCGAGACCGCGGTCGCCGACATCAGGCGCGGCCTGCGGTTCGGCGACGGTGACGTGGCGGGCTACGCCTCCCGCATCGCCGGTGTCGACGCTGACCAGGAGCTGGCGGCCGCGGCCAACCTGGGCGCCCGGCTGGTCTGCCCGGGCGACGAGGAGTGGCCCATCGGCCTCGACGACCTGGCGGGGCTCGGCGCGGAGTGCCTCGGGCTGTGGGTGCGCGGTGGCGGGTCGCTGGCCGATCTGTGTGACCGTGCCGTCGCGATCGTCGGCACGCGGGCGCCGACCGACTACGGCGTCGGCATCGCCCGGTCGCTGGCCGCCGGCCTGGCCGAGCACGGGTGGACCGTCGTGTCCGGGCTCGCGCTGGGCATCGACGCCGCCGCCCACCGCGGCGCGCTGGCGGCCGGCGGGACCACGGTCGGCGTGCTCGCCTGCGGCGTCGACGTCGTCTACCCGAAAGCACACCATGAGCTGGCGCAGGCCTGCGTCACAGCCGGTGCACTGGTCAGCGAGCAACCACTCGGCTCGGCGCCGCACCGCGCGAGGTTCCTCGTCCGCAACCGGCTGATCGCCGCGTTGTCGGCGGGGACGGTCGTGGTCGAAGCCGCACCG
This region of Mycobacteriales bacterium genomic DNA includes:
- a CDS encoding long-chain fatty acid--CoA ligase, producing MSNPPRNLLDAFLATTARQPEAVAVRELHGEQMTWSEYADRVAHFAGGLTALGVEPGDRVVLMLHNRLEFHVADVAVVAAGATPISIYNSSSPEQIGYLVNHSKARVALVESGDFADRVLAAAGECPALKSVVVLGDAPSGTIDWSQIAAGDPIDLPAAAERIDPASLLTVIYTSGTTGPPKGVMLSHTNVIAAGSVLRHFTGRDTDDGRRLISYLPMAHIAERMVSHYTHLLRGGEVVPMADLNQLPAYLVAVHPGSLFGPPRVWEKLVAGIKAQVAARDAQTQASFADALRIGREVQQLRARGEALPAELAETWEFVDAMAFAPIREAVGLDQVEFVFSGAAPVPVEVIDFLRDIGLPMSEVYGMSENCGGMTWDPFLVKPGTVGRAYPGIEVVTADDGEVLCRGPIVFSGYLDDPERTAEALDDDGWLHTGDIGEFDEDGYLKIVDRKKELIITAGGKNVSPANVEAVLKTVPLVGQAMAVGDAAPYLVALLTLDPDAVAARFPGRSLADLATDPEVLQEIADGVAVANERLSRVERPRRVAVLAEEWLPDSDVLTPTMKLKRRGVMNRYRSLVEELYAGGGVEISAAPEVATAT
- the ffh gene encoding signal recognition particle protein, with the translated sequence MFDTLSDRLESVFTSLRGKGRLSEADIDETAREIRIALLEADVALPVVKEFIAAVKERSRGAAVSQALNPAQQVIKIVNEELVAILGGETRTLNLAKTPPTVLMLAGLQGAGKTTLAGKLGRWLKQQRHAPLLVAADLQRPNAVDQLKVVGTQAGVDVFAPEPGNGIGDPVAVATAAVEHARRMGHDIVVVDTAGRLGIDVEMMAQAAAIRDAVQPDETLFVVDAMIGQDAVTTAEAFRDGVGFTGVVLTKLDGDARGGAALSVANVTGRPIMFASTGEKLDDFDVFHPERMASRILGMGDVLTLIEQAERTFEADEAERMAEKMLGGGELTLEDFLEQMQMVRRMGPIGNLLGMLPGMGQMKEAISQIDDRDLDRITAIIRSMTPAERQDPKILNGSRRLRIARGSGTTVTEVNRLVERFFEARKMMKQMAGGLPGMRRPSNRKSAKGKKGNSKRGRTSVRGGGLPPNLALPPGLKLPPGLSPDLSNLKLPNSE
- the rpsP gene encoding 30S ribosomal protein S16, coding for MATKIRLMRLGKIRAPYYRIVVADSRTKRDGRVIETIGKYHPKADPSFIEVDSDRARYWLSVGAQPTEPVAAILKLTGDWQAHKGLPAPTEGVRTASPKADRKAAFEAAAKETHDEAPAKKAPAKKAAAKKAEAEPDAPVEAPAAQAAADETPADHATEPETPAAEAETPAAEPEAPAAEAETPAAEPEAPADEAPAAE
- a CDS encoding RNA-binding protein; translation: MLTEALDHLVRGIVDHPDDVHVDLRERRGGSVLEVRVHPDDLGKVIGRAGRTAKALRAVMSALGGKGVRVDLVD
- the rimM gene encoding ribosome maturation factor RimM (Essential for efficient processing of 16S rRNA) translates to MQLVVGRIVKAHGIAGEVAVEVRTDDPEHRFAPGSSLDTDPSERGPLVVVRSRWHSGRLLVTLRDVTDRNLAEALRGTVLVADSQSSLAVDDADDYWDHDLVGLRAHTVAGLELGDVCDVLHPPGPPVLVIARPEAGEVLVPFVRELVPTVDLVARRVLIDPPEGLLDL
- the trmD gene encoding tRNA (guanosine(37)-N1)-methyltransferase TrmD: MRIDLVTIFPDYFAALSVSLLGKAHERGDVDLRVHDLREHTDDVHRTVDDTPYGGGPGMLMRPEPWGRTLDALLADALPADASPPARPLLVLPNPAGEVFTQHMAQEWTQRPWLIIGCGRYEGIDARVAIDAASRMDVAEVSIGDYVLAGGEAAALVMVEAVVRLLPGFMGNPASALDDSFAGDRTLEAPSYTRPAVWRGLEVPEVLRSGDHAAIARWREEQSRELTERRRPDLLN
- the rplS gene encoding 50S ribosomal protein L19, with translation MQTLDAIDAASLRSDIPAFRPGDTVKVHVRVVEGNRTRVQVFQGVVIRRHGGGVRETFTVRKVSFGVGVERTFPVHSPIVDHLEVVTRGDVRRAKLYYLRDLRGKKAKIKERRDAISAS
- the lepB gene encoding signal peptidase I, whose protein sequence is MTEPDNPETHPEPATDEGSDRPGSEHGSFWRELPFLVLIALVLALLIKTFLVQAFYIPSASMENTLQGGGDFANSAATGKHPYDRVLVNKLVYDFRSPRRGEIVVFKKPPGWPNESNFTTPSNPVLHFFHDIGSAIGIAPSGGSDFIKRVIGVGGDTISCENDVLSVNGHVLHEPYLYPGSHPCSAGNFDNRTKVVPKGELFVMGDHRDDSDDSRVNGFVPDKDVIGRAFVVIWPISDWKTLPIPSTFKQAGLAAAGSPAAPLVGAAAIVAPVGLWRKRRRRRRDAR
- a CDS encoding ribonuclease HII, translating into MAGQTVRRDAGIYGYERALARRGLTPVAGADEAGRGACAGPLVVAAAVLKPGKSGEIPGLADSKLLTPLARERVYAQVVRRAAAYSIVVIPAAEVDRIGLHVCNVMGMRRALAALSVRPGYVLTDGFPVPGLDVPGLAVWKGDRVAACIAAASVLAKVTRDRMMTALHEQWPHYEFASHKGYVTPEHQQALAMHGPCPEHRRSYVNVRNAEARDDQEEWVS
- a CDS encoding DUF2469 domain-containing protein is translated as MSAEDLEKYETEMELQLYREYRDVVRLFRFVVETERRFYLTNDVQVIQHDQSGETYFEAVMQDAWVWDMYRPARFVRNVRVLTFKDVNVEELAPADLEIPEDH
- a CDS encoding YraN family protein, whose product is MHTKDQLGIDGENYAAAYLVASGHHIVTRNWRCCEGEIDILAMDGDTLVVVEVKTRTSTAYGLPLEAVTWRKAEKLRALAARYLREAGHHGPLRFDVISIVMPKAGRPELQHVRAAF